A stretch of Miscanthus floridulus cultivar M001 chromosome 13, ASM1932011v1, whole genome shotgun sequence DNA encodes these proteins:
- the LOC136500877 gene encoding patatin-like protein 2, whose amino-acid sequence MAPVYAGELGTNGSASGSGLTLNPVAQRALSRGASTLGTPKSPPPAYGSIVTVLSIDGGGVRGIIPGTILGFLEEKLQELDGPDARLADYFDVIAGTSTGGLVTAMLTAPNKDGRPLFAAKEINDFYLEHCPKIFPSGSGGPLGLFKSIAGPKYDGKYLHSIVRELLGETRVSQALQNIVIPTFDIKLLQPTVFSRYDAMSDVSKDALLSDVCISTSAAPTYLPGHQFETKDKDGKPRAFNLIDGGVAANNPTLLAMTHVSKQILLGNQDFFPIKPADYGKFMVLSLGTGSAKVEEKFDAVQCSKWGILGWLYNNGATPIIDSFSQASSDLVDIHASVLFQALHCSKSYLRIQDDELKDETSSVDVSTRENLNRLVDVGKALLKKPVCKVNIETGKNEPDGHRGTNEQELIHFAQMLVDERRARLQKKGNSTL is encoded by the exons ATGGCGCCAGTGTATGCTGGGGAGCTCGGCACCAACGGGTCCGCCTCCGGCTCCGGCCTGACGCTGAACCCGGTTGCGCAGCGGGCGCTCAGCCGCGGCGCCTCGACGCTGGGCACGCCCAAGTCGCCTCCACCGGCCTACGGGAGCATCGTCACCGTGCTGAgcatcgacggcggcggcgtgcgcGGGATCATCCCAGGCACCATCCTCGGCTTCCTCGAGGAAAAGCTGCAG GAGCTCGACGGGCCAGACGCGAGGCTCGCGGACTACTTCGACGTGATCGCCGGGACGAGCACCGGCGGGCTGGTGACCGCCATGCTCACGGCGCCGAACAAGGACGGTCGTCCGCTGTTTGCCGCCAAGGAAATCAACGACTTCTACCTCGAGCACTGCCCCAAGATCTTCCCGTCCGGCAG CGGCGGTCCTCTTGGACTGTTCAAGAGCATTGCCGGGCCCAAGTACGACGGCAAGTACCTGCATTCCATCGTCCGGGAGCTCCTCGGCGAGACGAGAGTCAGCCAGGCGCTCCAGAACATCGTCATCCCCACCTTCGACATCAAGCTCCTCCAGCCCACTGTCTTCTCCAGATACGAC GCCATGAGCGATGTCTCCAAGGACGCTCTGCTCTCGGACGTGTGCATCAGCACGTCCGCCGCGCCGACGTACCTCCCAGGGCACCAGTTCGAGACCAAAGACAAGGACGGCAAGCCCCGGGCCTTCAACCTGATCGACGGAGGGGTCGCCGCAAACAATCCG ACGCTGCTGGCGATGACGCACGTGAGCAAGCAGATCCTGCTGGGCAACCAGGACTTCTTCCCGATCAAGCCCGCGGACTACGGCAAGTTCATGGTGCTGTCCCTGGGCACCGGCTCCGCCAAGGTGGAGGAGAAGTTCGACGCCGTGCAGTGCAGCAAGTGGGGCATCCTCGGGTGGCTCTACAACAACGGCGCCACGCCCATCATCGACAGCTTCAGCCAGGCCAGCTCCGACCTCGTCGACATCCACGCCTCCGTGCTCTTCCAGGCCCTGCACTGCAGCAAGAGCTACCTCCGCATCCAGGACGACGAGCTCAAGGACGAAACGTCGTCCGTCGACGTGTCTACTAGGGAGAACCTGAACCGCCTCGTCGACGTCGGCAAGGCGCTGCTGAAGAAGCCGGTGTGCAAGGTGAACATTGAGACCGGCAAGAACGAACCAGATGGACACAGGGGCACCAATGAGCAGGAGCTGATCCATTTCGCCCAGATGCTGGTAGATGAGCGACGGGCAAGGCTTCAGAAGAAAGGCAACAGCACACTGTAA
- the LOC136500411 gene encoding actin-binding protein wsp1-like: protein MDPPTSAAKRREAERFMSIAEKLLTARDLEGCKQFVAQALSFDPRTPGADDLLAAADALLADKRRRLPSGALDPYAVLGLDSAVPASREPDVVHSHYRRLSFLLNRSHPDRPCSLAFADAARLVADAWAFLSDPIRKASLDFDLDAATAATNAAAAAKAAAAARVPTAPHPEKQHQPQSQSQPPLPPAPQPPQTVSGTPPPKRGRPPRVAKTPATPPAAQPPQTVSGTPPPKRGRPPRAAKTPPETERNQEGEALQAPAFWTVCPSCCRLHQYDRSYESQTLLCPSCRWPFVATAMSTPPPIVPGTDMYYCSWGFFPMGFPGGPAFAGPLNSPQQQAPDALGFYPMGPYLPLPGPSGIVEGEGNKAVDAATGIPVTPTVAAPAPAPSPAPTAAAPVKSSHVKVGAKKRGRPKGRQEQESGD from the coding sequence ATGGATCCGCCTACTTCCGCCGCCAAGCGGCGGGAGGCGGAGCGGTTTATGAGCATCGCCGAGAAGCTCCTGACGGCACGCGACCTGGAGGGCTGCAAGCAGTTCGTCGCCCAAGCCCTTTCCTTCGACCCCCGCACCCCGGGCGCCGAcgacctcctcgccgccgccgatgCCCTCCTCGCCGACAAGCGTCGGCGCCTCCCGTCCGGGGCCCTCGATCCCTACGCCGTCCTTGGCCTCGACTCCGCCGTGCCGGCCTCCCGCGAGCCTGACGTCGTCCATTCCCACTACCGCCGCCTCTCCTTCCTGCTCAACCGCTCCCACCCCGACCGTCCCTGCTCGCTCGCCTTCGCCGACGCTGCCCGCCTCGTCGCCGACGCGTGGGCCTTCCTATCGGATCCCATCCGCAAAGCCTCCCTCGACTTCGACCTCGACGCTGCCACCGCTGCAACTAACGCAGCTGCAGCCGCCAaagccgccgccgcagctcgtGTACCCACCGCTCCCCATCCAGAGAAGCAGCATCAGCCGCAGTCACAGTcacagccgccgctgccgcctgctCCGCAGCCACCGCAGACTGTGTCGGGCACGCCGCCACCAAAGCGCGGGCGACCGCCGCGGGTTGCCAAAACGCCGGCGACGCCGCCTGCTGCGCAGCCACCGCAGACCGTGTCGGGCACGCCGCCACCAAAGCGTGGGCGGCCGCCGCGGGCTGCCAAAACGCCGCCTGAGACTGAACGAAACCAGGAGGGGGAAGCTCTACAGGCGCCAGCGTTCTGGACGGTTTGCCCCTCCTGCTGCCGCTTACACCAGTATGACCGCTCCTACGAGTCGCAAACGCTGCTCTGCCCCAGCTGCCGCTGGCCGTTTGTTGCCACGGCAATGTCCACGCCGCCACCCATCGTGCCAGGCACAGACATGTACTACTGCTCCTGGGGGTTCTTCCCAATGGGATTCCCTGGTGGCCCTGCATTCGCCGGACCGCTCAACTCGCCGCAGCAGCAGGCGCCTGATGCCCTAGGATTTTATCCAATGGGGCCATACTTGCCATTGCCGGGCCCAAGTGGCATTGTGGAAGGGGAAGGCAATAAGGCAGTTGATGCTGCCACTGGCATTCCCGTCACCCCAACAGTGGCAGCCCCAGCGCCAGCACCATCGCCAGCACCAACAGCGGCAGCACCAGTGAAGTCCTCACATGTGAAGGTTGGGGCAAAGAAGCGAGGGCGGCCTAAAGgcaggcaagaacaagaaagtggTGATTGA